GCAATTCACTCTTCAATCTATTGAtttgataataaataaaataggtataCCAAAAAGCCTAAAAGCACTTGAGTAGTAACGGATGAAATTACCCTAAGGAATAAAATTGTACTAAAAGTAGAAATCAGCTTTCCAAACAGGGAAAAAGGACTGAAATTAGAAAAGTCAAGCAAAAACTCAGAATACATCCTCCCCAAggagctccctggtggtccagtggttaggacttggcactttcactgccgtgaCCCCGAGtccagttcctggtcagggaactaagatcccagaagctgagcagtgtggccaaaaagagaaaaactcccCCATAAAATAATATACCAACAACATGCAATTAATATGTTTTCATTagatcattcatttttatttttagtagttttctttttttaaatacacaacaGGCTGGAAACTTAAGTCAGGGAACCCAGAAAGTTCCAACaccataatatattttctttagacGATGATATAGCATATTTCAAGGATGCATAGAAGGAATCCAGTAATGCGCCAGATTCATAAAACTTCAAGAACaggtttcatttaaaattaaatgacaaaacAGTGGGAATGTGCTGTATCACTCAGAGAACTCAAACCggcgctctgtgacaacctagaggggtaggatggggtgggaggttgggGGGGCTCAGGAGGAAGGGAATACACGTACACTTGTGACTGATCCACgctgatggatggcagaaaccaacacagtactgtaatacccttcaattaaaaataaattaagaaaaaaagaaaaaattaaatgacaaaatcATATGCAGATACACAAAATCTTTATTAAACGACCACATAGTAATCAGATACACTTCCTGACTCAAGAAAAGGGATTATCACCTGgtttatagtatattttaaaagagtcCCAAAGTAAAACAAGATGTGCAGATAAGATCTGTGTACACACTGCCATCTCCTTTTATGACTATTTCCCCTCTCTTTGGACATCCACCTTCCACACACCTACTATCCTATGCTCTTCCCTGCATCTTCTCAACCATGCTCCTCCTCCTGGCTGGTGACTCGTTCCCTTCAAAGCAAGACTACCACCACAAAATCCCCTGTGCTACCAAGCTCTGATCTCAGCCGGCTCTCCTGGAAAATGGCAAAAAGGTAAATACACCTTGGTAGCAAGAGAGGACAGGCCTCTCATGACCTGATCATATATAAGATGTAGATGACTACTCCCTCATCAAAGGGGGTCATTCCTGATTCTCTGTCTTCTCTACAGTCAAGAGAGCTAGTTATCTAGAGAGAGAAACATACATAGAGAAAGAGatacacagagagaaaggaaaatacaaacCGATTCCTTCTTTGGCTAAGaacaaaaatccttaaaatatctaaaaatttcATTATGTGTCAAGGAAATATGACTGAAAGAGGGTGCTGGCTGAAAGCATTAACAAGCATCTATACTGTCTAAAGTTGTGTATAGTATAGCCCAGAACTGATAGTGGTACCCAAGCAAAATGCAGAGGTACCAAATACCTATAAAgacaaactataaagaaaacttagggcttccctggtggctcagtggtaaggaatctgcctgccagtgcaggaagcacaggttcgatccctgggttgggaagatcccccggaggaggaaatggcaaaccactccagtattcttgccaggaaaattggacagaggaacctggtaggctacagtccatggggtcacaaagagttagaacGACTTAGAGACAatacaacaatgaaaaatcaagCACTGATtagatttgagcaaactcttttCTACTTAGGACGATGACCCCCAACTTAGAGACCACCAGCTCCTACCAGTTTCCAAGTGATGAAAGTAGTCTTCAAACCCATATACACACCCAGCCAATAGACTAAAGAAACACTTGCTTCTCAAATATAGGGATGACTGTTCCTCAGAGGTAAATAGTCTGTGATGTgattaataaaattcaaatacattcaaagaaaatattgaatttaTAATTAGTTTGCCATTAAGTATTTTCTCAGCTAATATAAGTAAACTACTCGTGTGAGTCCTTGAAATTTCGAGCCTTATAAAAAGTATCTTCATATTGACAAAAGCGTTGAGACACTAAGATTCTACACTAAACTCTCCAGACAAGGTCAGGTGTACCTGGGTTCTTCTGGCTGCATCCGTATGTATGTACATAAGTAGGCTGATCTCCATACCGCCTTCCACCGTGACAAATAGCAAAAATACAAGCATGGCACTAAGTTTCACTgatgtgcaaaaaaaaagaatggattttcaTTTGGAGTAATAAGTTTGatgcaacaaaaggaaaatacatatatacgTGCATATTAAAATCcataaaaaatactaatttaattGAGTAGAGCCTCCTGTAGATAAGCTGCACAGAGTACATGGAAATGTTTGCTTCGCATGAGTTGCCTATGATCTTAGCTAAATGATCCCGTGGGGCTGCTTCACACCTGCTTGACCAATGGCACTCTGTAAGGAGCTCCAAGTTCATGAGCCAAGTGGACCTtctttaaaaacagtaataacatataaagagagaaaaatagatatGAACGCATCAGCAAATCTAAGGCAGGTTGACTGCCTGGTCGTCCTTGAATTGAGGGATCTTCTTAAACTCACTTTGTTTCTTGAAGAAAAGCTGAGCCACGATGTGGTCTGCTGTGGCCTGGAGATAATCGTCCATGTCAAGGGTTTGCAACTGAGAGTGGAAACCAGAAGAGCTGTCAGCGCCGAAGTGCGGCCACAAAGACCCCACAGCCATCAGGGCATTTTCACAATGGCAACTGCGTGGCTAtgtaacactgctgctgctgctgctaagtcgcttcagtcgtgtccgactctgcgtgaccccacagatggcagcccaccaggctccgccgtccctgggattctccaggcaagaacactggagtgggctgccatttccttctccaatgcatgaaagtgaaagtgaaagtcgctcagtcgtgtccgactccagtGAGGCTGACACCAAAAGTATGGGACACCGGAATCCTATCCCCCACCTTGCCCTGAGAGAGTCTACAGCTGTTAATAGTTTTCCAGTGCATATCTTCCTCAAAGAGCTCTCCACAAACCTTACCCCACATACCCCCAGGtttggaggctcagagaagcagaTTCTGGAGTTTTCCAGTCTCCCTTAAAGAGGGGAAGTGTCATCATGGAAAACGAGCATCACCCAGCAGAACAGGCTCACCTCTTGGTATAGGTCTTGTTGATGAAACTGCTGAATTCACAGTGTGCTCCCCGCTGGAGATCTTGTTGTGTCTCCATGTGGGAAGAACCATGGCCAAGAGAACCACTGCCTGTCTCTTTCTGACCTGCCCCAGGGGTCCCCAGACTCATTCTCACCCTGTCTCGGCAGGGAATCTAGTCCtaagacctttttttaaaatctaagttcTATTTATTCTTGTTCTTCAAACACATTATTCCATCTAAGGAGCACTGGGATgaacttttaaaagcaaattatttaatatagTAAATAATTTCTCTTAATACATGTTTTATAATACAGATCATGATATATCAGTTTTGCTTAAAACAATGACGGGAGGGAATGCTACTCCTTCTTGGAAGCACTGCTCAGTCATACTTCACGGTACTTCGTGTCTCCTATAGTTTCTTTTCATATACaagagactttcttttccttcctccctcttcctctttctctctctgtccttctctctTATCTCTCTACCATAAATTTCAGAAGAATACTTTGGCCATGCTTACTTCACCGCCTCCCTCTCTGTTTGGGAGCTGGCAAAGCTTCAAAACTCAGGCAATGTTTCTCTATGCCATAAGCTGTGTAAGAGCTCACTTCAACACCAGTAAGCCAACCCAAtcctggccaacccaatagatatTAGGAAACCCACCTGCCCGCAGATGCTAATCATATTCCCAAATATCTTCACAATTAGTCATAGAAATGATTTTCTAAGTCTCTGTATGCTACTCTTTGGGCtccccaggtagcactagtggtaaagaacccgtctgccaaagcaggagacttaagagacacgggttagacccctgggttgggaagatcccctggagaagggcaacccactccagtattcttgcttggaaaattccatggacagaggagcctggagggctaccgtccatggggttgcaaagagtcagacgtggctgaagtaactgagcacgcacacgtcTTTTTTCTCAGCTGGTTGAGAATTGGGGGAATTAAGAGAGAAATATGATGTACTGGATCCCTTTATAACCAAATGAAGAGATTATTTGATCTCCGATTCTCTTCTTCACACATTGGTTCAGCCAGTTCATCAAGTCAGTCATCAATTCAATATCCATGTGCTGAGTCCCCTCTATGACCCAGATAACAGCTTAGCAGAGTACTCTGCACATCACTGGCACTCACCAACATCTCCGACACTGGCTTATTCTCACCTGGTCTCCAGTGCTGAAGGCAAGAATGAGAAGCAAATCCTCATCGCATGTGCTCTTAATGTAATGCTGGGTTCCAGTGGGGGAAAATATCACATCCCCAATGTGAATGTTACTCTGTGGAACTCTGAGCATTGATAATGCCCACctaagtgggggggggggggggggaaactaTGCTGAACTGAAGCAAATATTCAATAAGGATAAGTATTCATAGTGAAGAACAGATCAATAAAAGCACGTGGTTACAAAGGGACTTCTCAGAGAAGGTAAACAGCAAAAAAGAGGCAATCCTTCACGTTCACGCTCCTGTTTCTGAGACAGAGTTCCACAAAAATCAGAAGATACTCTATTGAAGTAAATGTCCCTCAAAATGCATTAGTGAAATCAATACTGCAGAACATCATACAAAAAGAGCATTAATTGCCATGCTCTAATTAAGGGTATCAATGACATTCATTCACTAATCAGGCAGAGgatttaaatttcagtgttttacTATGCCTACACCCTCCTTGCCACTCATTCGGGAAACTTCAGCCTTCTGGGAGAGCAGCGTCCTGAGCGTCTTCCTCTAAGGGGGCCGAGGACTGGATGCACATagcgcacacatgcacgcacagcGCCTCACAAAGAGCATCTGACCCTTGAGAGGAAACCTGCGGAGGGTTAATGACAGCGCCCTTTTCCAGTTTAATACAGCTGTCGCCtctgaaaacataaaatttttgcTCCGGGTGACATAAAAGGTGAATTTCAGTCTGGTCTGATTGTATCTGTCATGACTGCGGCAGATATAagctagggaagcccatttttaccTGTGGATCTTCTCAGGAGCCCTACGAAAGCCCAGAGGAGCTACTGTCACATCACTGTGGTAAGATGCTACTTTGTGTGGCTTTTCTTACGGTAAATACAATTAATTGATCACCTAAACTAGGACTCTCTGTAGACTCAAAGGGGGTGCTATTAATAATTTCACCAAGGGGCTATATGGCCACCCTACTGGGGCTCCAcaactccccaccacccccactcaCATTACACTGAGAGGCAAACAGCCAATTTCATGGCCCCCAAAGCATGGTCCCCAAATGCTTGTGTTGCCTAAGAATGCAAAACTCAGAAAATGTAAGCAGGTGTTCCAGCCCTTTACCACTAGTGATAAACCTCTTTATCAGTTTTGAAATGATCTTAGAACCCTTCTCATGCTAAGAGCAAATTTGGAAGTTACCTCACAGGATATGCATGGTATCCTCTATGGAAACCATGCCCAGAAAGCCATTTGCACAAAGTCCTATTCTATTACCAACAACTgaaccaaaacaaagaaataccTCCTACTTGCTTCCTTCTGCACTGAAAAGgaaagttcaggaaaaaaaaaactgttcacaGAGAAATTACCTTTGCACATCCACTTATTATGTATCCATTTCATTTGCATTAAAATGAAAGTGTAGCTGTCGTAATCCATTGTTATAAATCCTGAGTGTACTCAAAGTGAGGGCTTTTCGAtgcttgagaaagaaaaggaaaaatgaattccAACATCAAGCCAACATTCAACTCAGCAATTTAACAATTCGTATAATCATCATAGTAACTAATGTTTACAAAGCCGTCACTGAGAACAGGCAATTTTTTATATCCTTTACAGTTACTATGTCACTTGTCCCTTATAACAATCTTGCAAGACTGCCACCAACCTTATGAGATGCAATTAAAATCCAGGTTGCCTGAGTAAACTAGGGACACACCATGGCAGAACTGGGGTTTGAATCAGGGGATTTGATGCCAGAGCTGTGCTCTCAGTCATTAAACAATACCGCCAGTTGAGCatttaaaacacatgaaaagagaaaTCTCACAAGCCCCCGGTCTCTTTATTAATGTAACCATCCATGCCAAGAAGTTAAGCTCCCAAATTCACAATGAGGCCTCAATCAATAGTTTGCATTAATCAGGTCAACGAGTGTTTGACTAGCTCTTGCCTTTTGCTTTGTCCAAAAAAACTGACCTAACCTAAAGCTCACATTTCATCCATTTTGATAATcatcaaaacatttttctcaattacctgattcattaaaaatgttttcattgtggctcagttcatttctatttttccaatATTGTGCCAACTGTATTATTCCTCCTggaaatttatattcttttgaaCCTGAAAtcagatgaaatttaaaaaacaaaataagacaaaactaCTTCAAAATGGTACCACAAAAGGAGAGCCTAATGCAGTCCCAGGAACAGCCCATCTACAGCCACAGGAAGTTATGTGGTAGGAAGTGCTATAGCACATCCTGTGTGCTGCCAAGATATTGACCTGATACTGCCAGATGCTATCCTACCTTCCCAAGTTCTCCTGAAATTTCTAACATACAGTGACCTCTTTAAGACATTCAGCTCAGGGGACCTGGCTGTAAAACGTGAGAAGTGTtagccattcagttgtgtccaactctttgcgaccctatggactgtagcccgccaggcacctctgtccatggggactctccacgcaagaatactggagtgggctgccatgccctcctccaggggatcttcccgacccagggatcgaaccctgtctGCTGCATTGTAGGTCGaatcttcactgtctgagccgccagggaagcccctggaaaacGTGAGACTCATCCTAAATACCAATCTCTACTTCTCTCCTCCATCAGTCAGTGAAGTCCTGTCAGTTCGGCAGCTCTAAATTCCCTGCATCTCCACAATTCTTCTGTCTCCCAGAGGGAGGCCACCGTCATCCCCTACCTCAGAGACTGCAAGAGTCCCTGACTCATCTCCCTGCTTCCCATCTGGCCGCTTTCAATCATTCTCCACAATTCTGCTGGGCTGGTCATCACTTcaaaagcaaaaactaacaccAACTCAAAGAGACAGCTGCagcccatgttcactgcagcgttGTTTACAATAGCCGAGATATGGGAACAATCTGCGTGCCCAAGCTCACAGGTACAGGGAACAGAGTGGTAGCTGCCAGAGGCTGGCAATGGGGGTGGCTGAAATGGGTGAAGaaagtcaaaagatacaaacttccagttataaaataaacaagtcatgGGGACATGATGTGGAACAAGGCACCAtagttaacaacactgtaaagcacaCACTGGCTTCCCTGtcgctcagctgataaagaatccgcctgcatatgggagacccgggctcgacccctgggctgggaagatcccctggagaagggagagggtacccactccagtattctggcctggagaattccatggaccctatagtccatggggtcgcaaagagtcagacacgactgagtgactttcacttcacaatgtatacattAGAGTTACTAAGATCTTGTAAGTTCtcatggtaagaaaaaaaaatatgcaactATTAATATGTACAGTGGTGATGTTACTAATAActggacttattgtggtgatcatgtCATAATATATGCAAacattgaatcactgtgttgtacacctgagactaacatcatgttgtatgtcaattacacctcaataagataatataaaataaatgataaaaataggtAAACTAAAAACCTCACTGTATCACTCTCCAGTTTAAAACCCCttaattgggacttccctggtgttccaacAGTTAAGAACCCAATTTgcaacccaggttcaatctctgacgggggaactaagatcccacatactgcaaagcaactaagcccgagcacctTCACTACCaagcctgtgtgtcacagctGGAGAGTCCATGTGCCTcaacaaagatcctgcgtgcGGCGACCTTCACAGGGTCTTCACTGCACAAAGATCCCATGTAGCCAAATTAACGAgctattaattttcaaataaataaagataaaccCCTGAATTGTTGCATGGTTGGAGACCTCCTCTCTCATCAGGCTCTTCTACAGCATCGCCCAGCCCCAACACATCCCCTCACACTGAATTTTTCTCCCACATTCTCATTTGCTTCCAGgccttttctctcatttcttactCTGTTGAGAAATGTGTTTTTTCAAAGTTCTCTTGACTATGACTggctgtaaaaaataaaaaaaataaaaataaaaaaacacattacATCTTAATCCAATACACATATGtaatcatacatatataaatacttagccaaaaagtaaaaagccTTCACAAAATAACATACTATACCTTTCAAGTCATAAAAGTACCTCCACACAAAGCCATCTGGTGACTGTGAGTAATTAGCATTGACAACCATTTCTGCCAAGTTGGGAGGAAGACTGACCCCCTGATCTTCCTTTTGCTTGTGGAATGTTCTGATGAAATTAATTCCACCTTCAGGCTGAAACACATAAGAGACCATATAAGATATCTGtgaactaagacccagcacagccaaataaataaaataaatagtttaattttaaaaaggaacgaAGTAtcgatacatgctacaacatgaatgaatattGAAAACCTTATGCTAAgcgaaagaagccagatacaaaaggccacatgttgtatgttttcatttatatgaaatagacagaacaggcaaatccacagagaaggCCAACCAGTAGTTGCCAGGGCCTCGGGGTAGGAGAGAATGGGGAGTGAGGCaatgaaatttcatttctttttgaggGAATGAAAGAATTCTAAAATCAGACAGTGGAGACGGTTGTGCAGATCTGCGAACACACTAAAAACAAAgttgttgtattttaaaatgtcccaAAAAAAGGTATTTGTGAAACATCCTACAAATTTTAGCAACAGAAGAGGATAGCTGAGGATAGGGTAGCATTGACACCAGTGTGGTTCTCAATGGCCCAGTCAAAAGAGCTGACCTGAGATTTGTGATCTTTATGAAAATCTTCCAAGTATTCAGTGGATTAGCACTGGTACTTTTTGGTCAATGTAAACTCCTGCAAAAATGTACACTGGTTCCCATGCTTACCAATACTCTCATTCTAACGACTCATTTTTTCTACTTCTCCTTAAAACGTTAGAGCAGGATTTACTGCAAGATAAATCTCAGAATCCCACTATTAAAGTCACTAAATTTACCACAGAACCCCTTCGAATTGCCATGCCTGGACCATCTGCAGTTCTGATCACCGATTTGCACTTCCAGCATCTACATGTGACCCTCTAAACCCAGCACTTTCAGCAGTTTCTCCAGCAAAACTGAGAGAGATCAAAAGCAGCTATTCCTCAGGAAAAACTGTGGGCTCCTCTGCTTTAGATTAAGAAAACACAATTACATCATCTGTAGCAAAGTTCTCCCTGGATGAGTTTATGGCTTTTCAGAGATGAAAAATTATAGTAATTTTTACTATCATAAACTTTATACCAATTCATTATATCAGTAGTTTTCGGGgcctccctagtggtccaggggttaggaattCGCCTTCCAATGGGACTGGAAGAGACTCGGATTTGACCCCTGgtaggagaactaagatcccacacaccacggAGTAGCTCCTGAGTCCACACGCTCTGGAGCCCACacgcaactagagaagcccgtgcaccgcaacgccttcgcatgccacaactaagacctgatgcagccaaagaaataaatattaaaacaaaatattttttaaaaatagtttcctaTAGAAGCCCTTCTTAGGGGAAAATAAAGAGCAATTCAACTTCGAGGTGGTTTATGTATTAAGTAGGAAGCAAGTCATGTTCTTGAGCCCATTATCCACCTGTTACTTTGCTGACTGCCACCTTAGAAACTCGAATAGCCATGCCCTCTTGGTGCCCACAGAATGGACACCCTCTCAGAATTTGTTCTCAGCAGTGGTACACACCTTAAGTGACCTGGAAGTATTCTCAGCAGTGATACAGACCTTAAGTGACCTGGAAGCAACATCCTCAGGtgtagaaaaaaatacatcatcAACATCCAGGGTCTGAAGTTCCTCATGTGTagaaaagaagagcaagaaaAAGCAGTCTTCACTCCCCACATTCTTTATCCAGTGCACTGTGTTTTTTGGGAAGAAGATCCCTTGGCCAGCTGTAACATTGTACGTGGTAACAACAGCACCATCATCAACCATCCCAACCCATGCCGTCCCCTGAAATGTAAATGGAAGAGCACATCCCAACATCAATTTACAGCAATGTTCTTCAACCTTTTTTCATTATCTGCCTTCTAAGGTACCATGTTAGACTGTTTATCTAATCACCACCCTATGAAACGTTAACATTACAGAGGTACTGTAGACCTGTACATGGTACCCACATGTACATCTACGCTTTAGACATAAAAAGAGTAATATTTTCACCCTGCTAACAACCAGTTTTTGCCCTCTTCCGGGTAATACCACCCCACTGAGCATTTAGAGCTCTAAGATCATGCTAGTTTGAAAAGACTGcaagcacatgtgtgtgttcatAGATGGCTGCAAAAACATGCATGTGTATgcttgtgtatgtttgtgtgttttcatACAGATGTGTATGTATTTACCAGGTAAGAAAAAGCCTACATAcaattttaataatgataatagtaataacataGTGCATTTACTGTTTTGTCCAAGTATTCTTCTAAGGAGGGTTTAATCTCATAGATGAAGCTCTAATCTCTCGTTGTAAATTCTAAAATCGAGTGAATTGTCCAAGTATAAAAAAGAAGTCTTATTAGCAATAACAGAAATATGTCACACATAAAAATTGGCTGATCTATTAACAAGATTACCAGAGTAAGACCAAACTCTGAAAGTTCTATGAAAGCTTAATCACTCCAATTTCCCCAGTGTCTGGAACACAGAAGCCATAAATACATTTCAGAATTAATGAATTATTTGCAATTCAGGGAAGTACACTCATTTCACTTCCAGCTCTATTTCGCTTGACTTCCAAAGAATTCTGAAAGGTAAAAGGGACAAAAGGGCATCCCATTGGCTGATCCCAGGCTGAGCATCAGCAAAACTAGTTCATTATTCCAGTCCCTGCTTTTTCCCTAAAGGGAAGCTGTAGTCTCTTTGATCATTAGATCAGAGCTAACAGTTTTAGCTTTGGCTCAAAGGAAGGAACAGTGATCTGAGCTTAACAATGTATGAAAAATGATTTCATATTGAAGAAAGAAGTTCAAAGTGATGCCACgaataattaaaacaaacaggCTAATGTTCCAAGGCGTTGCTAACTGGTCTAACTGGGTACACGGCCAAAGCCTGGATGTTGTCTATCATCCTATTAGTTTAGTAGGTTCTGCAACAACCTAAATAATAACCTGAGGACACACAGCACAAATGCTCAAGCACAGAATGTGGGCAAGCAGGCTATACCTGTACAAGAGAGCCATGTTCGTTGGCATTGAAGTGCCAGTGAGGGCCCGGAGGCCACTGCTTTTTATTCTCAGGGTCCCCAGACTCATCTGTGATCTCTGGCTGTTCAAGCTGCTGCCAAAGTCGTCTTCTTCCATGCTGAGGTAGTCTTTGGCATTGTTCCTGTACCTGGCCCACTGGATCGCGCCACCAGGGAACTCAAACACCTGAAAAGTCATACGCGAGCCGTCAGCGTGGAGGCCATCTCCCGAGGAATGCGAGGCCACTGTGGCCCCCAGAGTGAGGGGGCAGCACAGGGAAAAGGACACGGGGGTGAGTGGATACTGCAGTCCccccaaaaagaagagaaagaacaggTCTGCAAGACTCCAGGAGGCAACAGTGCCACCAGGCCCCGTTAGACAGAAAAACGAACTCCTATCTTGACGAGAGAATACAGGGCCTTCCATCTGTCTACCTGCACTTCTCCCCTCCAGCCAGAGAACCAGCTGCTAAAGCGAAGTTCAGCCTGGAGCCAACATCCACCCACCGTTCCCCTtctccatccctccttcccttcaTCCAAAGAGCCCACAGCTGCTTCCTTCTGATGAAGAGAGGACAAAGCTTAGTAAGTAAAAAGGGGAACTTCCTTTTGAAATCATCATTTATAATAGATGACTCTTTTTCCTAATACGTGTGAGCCATACCTTGGATTTAGATAAATGATTGAGAAACTGAAATTTTGGATCAACAGCCTTTGGCACCATGGGAAATGATGTTTGCAGAGGTTGAGCTCCGGCTTCTGAATGGGGCTGAGGGTTGTTGACATAAACCAAGGAGAGAATCAGGACTCCGATCACTGTGGTGATGGTGCAGGCCAAAAGACACACCAGGAAAATGCTCATCAGTGACCACTGCCTCATCCTTTCCTagaagaaattagaaattattcTGCACTCTTGAGGCATCAGAAACATTGCCGACTGTCTCAGTTTggttatttcctcttttatttaaagaaaaaacacacatttgTGGGATAAACATACTTAGTAAAATGAGACATGTGTAaatcagtacacacacacacacacacacacacacaggcactcaCAGTTTGATCAGGCCCCAGAAGACGGCTGCTTCCCTGCTGTCTGTACAGCCCTTGCCCCACCCTGCCTCACCCTTACCTGATGCGCATGACTGCCTCCCCTCCTAAGGCGAAACTAACCAGTAACCATGTGCATGATCGGCCTGACCCCCACTAATGATTGTTCCAGCCCTCGGACCACATCGGCTCTGGTATGCTCAGTCATCACCGAGGAACACTGGCCCTTGCAATGGTTGCTAACCCAGAGCTGTGGGGAGATGCATTCCAACAGTCTCCCCGCAACCCAGGAGCCCTTCTGACATCATGCCCCCTATAATTGATAGCCTCCTCCTCCCCTGTGCAGGGAAAATTGAGGCTGTGTCCTGCCTGCCCTCAGCAGTACCTGGTGGGTGTCCCTCCAGGCCCTTGGCCTCTGACTTGTAA
The sequence above is a segment of the Odocoileus virginianus isolate 20LAN1187 ecotype Illinois chromosome 22, Ovbor_1.2, whole genome shotgun sequence genome. Coding sequences within it:
- the LOC139030355 gene encoding LOW QUALITY PROTEIN: oxalate decarboxylase OxdD-like (The sequence of the model RefSeq protein was modified relative to this genomic sequence to represent the inferred CDS: inserted 4 bases in 3 codons), yielding MDNLAFEMHEDAKQKVVSEGKMNTFSRMERMRQWSLMSIFLVCLLACTITTVIGVLILSLVYVNNPQPHSEAGAQPLQTSFPMVPKAVDPKFQFLNHLSKSKVFEFPGGAIQWARYRNNAKDYLSMEEDDFGSSLNSQRSQMSLGTLRIKSSGLRXPHWHFNANEHGSLVQGTAWVGMVDDGAVVTTYNVTAGQGIFFPKNTVHWIKNVGSEDCFFLLFFSTHEELQTLDVDDVFFSTPEDVASRSLKPEGGINFIRTFHKQKEDQGVSLPPNLAEMVVNANYSQSPDGFVWRYFYDLKGSKEYKFPGGIIQLAQYWKNRNELSHNENIFNEFFLKHRKALTLSTLRIYNNGLRQLHFHFNANEXGYIISGCAKVGIINAQSSTEXNIHIGDVIFSPTGTQHYIKSTCDEDLLLILAFSTGDQLQTLDMDDYLQATADHIVAQLFFKKQSEFKKIPQFKDDQAVNLP